The sequence CAAGCTCTGCCGCAACTCCGATGGACAGGAGCAGAAGGGCGGCGATAAAGGTCTTTTTGGCAGTTAATGCGTATTGCAGCAGGCGTTTGCCTGTACTTTGTGTCAACGGTGACACCCCCTAAAAGTTTTACGAAGCCTAAGGCTTCACTGAATGTTCTTCGCAGTAAAACTACTTCGAAAGCATAGGCCAAGTTTTACGAAGCCTTACGCTTCACTGAAGTATACTCCGCAGTAAAACTGCCTCGAAAGCATACGCTAAGATTTGCTTATTATTCATTCGTTAAGTTATTCTCAAGCTGCTGCCGATCGTACTGTTCACGATACCAGCCATTCATACCAAGCAGCTCTTGATGTGTGCCCCGTTCAATAATATGTCCGTTGTCGAGAACAACGATAATGTCGGCATGCTCAATGGCGGAGAGACGATGCGTTGAGATCAAAGTTGTCTTACCCGAACGCTCTTGCCGGATGTTCTCGATGATTCGGGCTTCCGTACGTGCATCTACGGCTGATAAGGCATCGTCCAGAATCAGAATATCCGGATTGGCGATAAAAGCTCTGGAGAGGGAGACACGTTGCTTCTGTCCGCCGGAGAGGGAGACTCCCCGTTCCCCGACCAAGGTATCCAGACCCTCGGACAAGGTCCCGAGGTCATTCTGGAAGGCAGCAGCGGTTATGGCTTTCATAATCGTTTCATCATCAGCCTTATCAAGACCGAACTGAATGTTCTGGCGCACGCTTTTGGAGAACAGGATCTGCTCCTGCGGAACATAACCCATCCAGCTATGCAGGCGGTCGAGAGCAATATTGTCAATCGGTACACCCGAGATTAGAAGTTCACCGCTCCCGCTCGGATATTCATGCAGTAATTGCTTCAGCAGTGTTGATTTACCGCTGCCGGTGCGGCCGACTACACCTAGTGTTTGCCCTTGCGACAATGAGAGGCTTACTCCATTAAGGTTATCAATGGTTGAGGTGGGATAACGGAAGGTCACATTTTTTAGTTCGATACTGCTTGGACTAGCAACTTCTACTGGCTGCGCTATATCCTGTACATCTGGTACTGAATTCAGCGTTTCATCAATGCGTTCGAGTGAAGCGCCACCCCGTTGCATGATATTAATCAGCTCACCTATGGCGAACATCGGCCACACAATCATTCCAAGGTACATATTGAAGGAGACAAGATCTCCAAGGGTGATTTGATTGCGGAAGACAAGGTATATGCCATATGTGAGCCCAATAATGTAGCTCAGTCCGACACAGAAGCGGATCGTTGGTTCAAAAAAAGCATCAACACGGGCCACTGCCATATTCTTGCGGTATACATCTTCCGTAATGTCCGCGAAACGTTGCTCATCCAGCCGTTCCTGCACATACGCACGGATAACCCGCACTCCGGATACGGATTC comes from Paenibacillus sp. 19GGS1-52 and encodes:
- a CDS encoding ABC transporter transmembrane domain-containing protein; the protein is MFSVLKNLGWFFRREKKRYFIGLILLIIAGVLELLPPRLLGNAIDEIVSGSITATSLIKYISAIIAMLLIIYWITYIWMHKLFGGSNLVERLLRSRYMNRLMTMTPSFFERNRTGDLMARATNDIRAVSATVGFGMLTLCDSTIFLSVVLLAMGSLVSWKLTLAAVLPLPLIAVAMIFYGRAIHDRYSLAQDAFGDMNDQVLESVSGVRVIRAYVQERLDEQRFADITEDVYRKNMAVARVDAFFEPTIRFCVGLSYIIGLTYGIYLVFRNQITLGDLVSFNMYLGMIVWPMFAIGELINIMQRGGASLERIDETLNSVPDVQDIAQPVEVASPSSIELKNVTFRYPTSTIDNLNGVSLSLSQGQTLGVVGRTGSGKSTLLKQLLHEYPSGSGELLISGVPIDNIALDRLHSWMGYVPQEQILFSKSVRQNIQFGLDKADDETIMKAITAAAFQNDLGTLSEGLDTLVGERGVSLSGGQKQRVSLSRAFIANPDILILDDALSAVDARTEARIIENIRQERSGKTTLISTHRLSAIEHADIIVVLDNGHIIERGTHQELLGMNGWYREQYDRQQLENNLTNE